In Streptomyces rapamycinicus NRRL 5491, the genomic stretch ATGGAAGCTCTGCCTCTGGGAGTCCCGTGTACCCACACGTCGGGGTTGACGCCTCGGGCCTGGCTACGCTGCGCGCAACGGTCCTCGACTGTCTGCGCGGCTTCGTCCCCACCGCGTATGCCGTCCCCGCCCTCGCCACCCCACAGCCCGTCAGTCCAGCCGTCGGCACGGTCGACCGCCCCGGCCAGGCCGGTCCGTGCTACGCCCTGGCGGACGGCGGCGCCGCGGTCGGCAGACGCTCCCGCGGCTCCACCCCCACCGCCCGGCGCCCCGGCACCGACAGCGACAGCCGCCGCATGATGGACCTCGTCGAGCGCGCCCAGTCCGGAGAGGCCGAGGCGTTCGGCAGGCTCTACGACCAGTACGCCGACACGGTCTACCGCTACATCTACTACCGCGTGGGAGGCAAGGCCACAGCCGAGGACCTCACCAGCGAGACGTTCCTGCGCGCCCTGCGCCGCATCGGCACCTTCACCTGGCAGGGCCGCGACTTCGGCGCCTGGCTGGTGACCATCGCCCGCAACCTCGTCGCCGACCACTTCAAATCCAGCCGCTTCCGGCTGGAGGTCACCACCGGCGAGATGCTCGACGCCAACGAGGTCGAGCGCAGCCCCGAGGACTCCGTCCTCGAATCACTGTCCAACGCCGCCCTGCTGCAGGCGGTGCGAAAACTCAACCCGCAGCAGCAGGAGTGCGTGACGCTCCGCTTCCTCCAGGGCCTCTCGGTCGCCGAGACCGCCCGGGTCATGGGGAAGAACGAGGGTGCGATCAAAACGCTTCAGTACCGGGCCGTACGCACCCTGGCCCGGCTCCTCCCGGACGACGCCCGCTGACCGTCCGTAGCCTCCCGGCCACGGTCCGTCCGCCAGTGGGGAGGGCCTCCGGGCAGGGCGTAACCCGGGTGCTGCGCCGCTCGTTGTGGGGGATGCAGGCGCCTTGTGGTCGTAACCTGCTCGTGATCCACTCACTCGATCGGGTGGATGCGCGCATGGCACGGAACCCTCGGGTGTCCTGGGGAGTCGACCGTCACGACGAGAGGAGGTGCCGCCTGTGATCGCGAACGTATCGGCACACCGGCGGGCGAACGCCTTCGCCAAGGCCCTGGAGGCCCTGGAGGCCCTGGAGAGCAACCACCAGGCCGCCCGGGACGAGACGCCGCAGCAACAGCCAGGTTCCCCACCGGCGGAGAGCGCCGAGCGGAGACGGCTGCTGGCCCTGGCGAGCGGGCTGGGCGAGCTGCCGGCGCCGACATTGGACCCGGAGGTCCGCGCCACCCAGCGGGCGCAGCTGCTCGCCGCCATGGAGGCGGCCTTCGCCGAGGGGGCGCCGCGCGTGCCCGAGCAGCGCCGCCGCCCCAGTGGCGCCCACCGGGCCAAACCCCCGGTGGCAAGATTCCGCCCCCGTTCCCGCTGGTCCAAGGGGCTCGCGGCCGGGGGGCTCACGGTCGGCGTGGCGGCGGGCGCGTTCGGCGGCGTCGCCGCGGCCAGCTCGAACGCGCTGCCGGGCGACACCCTCTACGGGTTCAAGCGCGGAATGGAAGACCTCAAGCTCGAGATGGCGGACGGCGACGCCGACCGGGGCCGGATCTATCTGGACCAGGCCTCCACCCGGATGAGCGAGGCGCGCCGCCTGATGGAGCGGACCCGCACCGGCGATCTGGACCATGACTCGCTGGGCGAGATCCGCCGGGTCCTGGCCGGGATGCGCCATGACGCCTCCGAGGGCCACCGGCTGCTGCACCAGGTCTATGAGCGCGACGGCTCGCTCGGCCCGATCCAGCAGCTGTCCACCTTCTCCCAGGCCCACCGCGACGGCTGGAGCCGACTGTGCGAGCAGCTGCCGGTCCAGCTCATGGACGTCGGCGACGAGGTGAGCTCGGTCTTCGACGCCATAGACCAAGAGGTCGGTCCGCTGCGGGCGTTGCTGCCCACGAAGAAGGAGCAGCAGGCCCAGTCCGGCCCGCAGACCGGCCACCCGCCGCAGCGCGCGGGCGGGATGGACCCGGACGACCGCACGGCATCCGCCTCGGCCACCCCGAGCGGCAGCCGCACCGACGAGAAGACGGCCCCCGGCCCGCATCCGTCGTCCTCGGCGAGCACCCACAGCCAGAGCGGCGGCCTGGTGGGCGGAGCCGGCGACCTGCTGGAGCCGCCGCTCGGCGGCGGATCGAGCCCCAGCCCGTCCACGGGCAAGGGCGACCCGGGCGGCAAGCCGTCCCAGCCGGACATCACCATCCCCCCGCTGCTCCCGGACCTGCTGCCGGGCCTGAGCATCGACGGCGACGACACGAGGTGAAAAGGCCCTGGGGGTGGTGTACGGCGCACACCACCCCCAGGGACCAAGCGGTCAGAAGAACACCGACCGCCGCTGGACGAGCAGCTTATAAAGCGTGTGCTGGATCGTTTCTCGTACCTGGTCGGTCAGGTTGAACATCAGCATCGGGTCGTCCGCCGCCTCCGGCGGATGCCCGTCGGTGGGGATGGGCTCGCCGAACTGGATGGTCCACTTCGTCGGCAGCGGCACCGCGCCCAGCGGCCCGAGCAGCGGGAAGGTCGGCGTGATCGGGAAGTACGGAATGCCGAGCAGCCGGGCCAGGGTCCTCGCGTTCCCCACCATCGGGTAGATCTCCTCCGCGCCCACGATCGAGCACGGCACGATCGGCGCCCCCGCGCGCAGCGCCGTCGACACGAAGCCGCCCCGGCCGAAGCGCTGCAGCTTGTACCGCTCCGAGAACGGCTTGCCGATCCCCTTGAAGCCCTCCGGCATCACCCCGACCACCTCGCCGCGCTCCAGCAGCAGCTGGGCGTCCTCGGCGCAGGCGAGGGTGTGCCCGGCCTTGCGGGCCAGCTCGTTGATGACCGGCAGCACGAAGACCAGATCGGCCGCGAGCAGCCGCAGATGGCGCTTGACCGGGTGGTTGTCGTGCACGGCGACCTGGAGCATCAGCCCGTCCAGCGGCAGTACCCCGGAGTGGTTGGCGACGACGAGCGCGCCGCCGCTGTCGGGGATGTTCTCGATCCCCTTCACCTCGACCCGGAAGTACTTGTCGGACAGCGGGCGGAGCAGGGACATCAGCACCTGCTCGGTCAGATCGTGGTCGTAGCCGAAGTCGTCGACCTCGTAGTCCCCGGTGATCCGGCGGCGCAGAAAGCTCAGCCCGTGGGCCAGCTTGCGCTCCCAGTCGCCGCTGCCCGGGGCGGGCTTGGGCGGGCCGGGCGGCAGGGGCGGTACGGCCGCGGCCGCCGTCTGGGGGCGCTGTTCGAGCGCCTCGTCGCGCTGCTGCGGTACGGGCTTGAGCGAGCCCTGGGAGCGGCCGCCGCGGCCCAGCCGGGGGACCTTCTTCCGGGACGACCGGGGTTCCTCACCGAACGGAATGACCTTGGCGTCCGCCATGGTGGTTGCGCTCCTTAAGGCTGGGCGCCGGCGGGCAGCAGCGCGGCGAGCCGGTCGATGGTACGGGCGAGGGCCTCGGGCGGGAGCAGCCCGGGACCGCGGCTGTGCGCATAGTCCGCGAGGGCGCCGGCGGTGGTGTGCTCGGGTTCGAATCCCAGGGTCTCGCGCATCTGGGTGGTGGCCACGACCCGGCCGTGGGTGAGCAGCCGGACCTGCTCCGGCGAGAAGTCGGTGATGCCGAGGGACCGCAGCGCGGTGCGGGCCCAGCGCAGGGTGGGCAGCAGCAGCGGCAGGGTCGGGCGGCCGAGCCGCCGGGCGGCCTGGGAGAGCAGCAGCACCCCGTCTCCGGCGATGTTGAACGTGCCGCTGTTGAGCGTGGACCGGCGCGGCTCGGAGGCCGCGATCCGCAGCACCTCGATGGCGTCCTTCTCATGGACGAACTGGAGCCGCGGGTCGTAGCCGATGACGGTGGGCAGCACCGGCAGCGCGAAGTACTCGGCGAGCGGGGAGTCCGCGCACGGCCCCAGGATGTTGGCGAAGCGCAGCACGCACACCGCGACATCGGGGCGGCGCCGGGCGAAGCCGCGGACATATCCCTCGACCTCGACGGTGTCCTTGGCGAAGCCGCCGCTGGGGAGGGATTTGGGCGGGGTGGTCTCGCTGAAGACGGCGGGGTCGCGGGGCGCGGAGCCGTACACATTGGTGCTGGACTTCACCACCAGCCGCTGCACCGACGGGGCCTTCTGGCAGGCGCCGAGCAGCTGCATGGTGCCGATGACATTGGTCTCCTTGACCGAGGCGCGATTGCCGCGCGCGCCCAGCGGAGTGCCGTTGATATCCATGTGGACGACGGTGTGGACACCGTATTCGGCGAGCAGTTTCCCGATCGTGGGATGACGGATATCGGCCCGGACGAAGTCGGCGCCGCCGAGGTGGTGTTCGGGCGGTACGGCGTCCACCCCGATCACCCGCTCCACATCGGGTTCGCGCTGTATACGCCGGACGAAACGGCCTCCCAGCCGACGAGCGACACCGGTGACGAGCACGACCTTTCCCAAGATCAGCGCCTTCCTTCCCGCCCTCGTCCGAGCTGGGCTGTGCCGAACACCGTAACCGCTCGATCTTGCGCTGTGATGACCACTCGCCGCGCGGTGCGACGTTTTAAGCCGGGGCCAAAGGGGCGAACGTGGCTTCAGGCCGGTGCCACCCACGCACCGCAGCCCTCCCACCGGTGGTGGAAGGGCTGCGGGACGAACACAGCGTCGCTTGCTTACTTCTTGTTGCGACGCTGGACGCGCGTGCGCTTGAGCAGCTTGCGGTGCTTCTTCTTGGCCATCCGCTTGCGCCGCTTCTTGATAACAGAGCCCACGACTACCCTCGCTCACTTCGATTCACTCGGTGCGGGGCGTCCGAGCCCACACGACCTACATCGGGCCAGCCTACCCGGCGCCGAGCGAACCACGTAATCCGAGGGTCCTCCCCGGGCCCGGAAACGGCCTAGGCGGACTCCACCCCCACATACGATTCGCGGAGGTATTCATGAACCGCTTGCTCTGGGACCCGGAAAGACCTGCCCACCCGGATCGCCGGCAGATGACCACTGTGCACCAAGCGGTACACGGTCATCTTGGACACTCGCATCACCGAGGCGACTTCCGCCACGGTCAGAAACTGAACCTCGTTCAGAGGCCGTTCGCCAGCAGCCATGACAACACCTGAACCTTCCGCACATGTCGGGCACCGGCTTCCCCTCCGGTGACTCCTGGTCGCATGCGCGCTCCACCCCAGGTTAGGGGCGGGTGATGCAAGTGGGGAAGAGGAGTAGCGATCGGACGCCTACTGTGACAGACACGCTCGATTGAGTACATAGCGAGTAATCGGCCGGTAGTAACCAGACCGCACACCGTCATCAAGCGGAACGGCGACGGACACCCGCCCCTCGGCCTCCCCGACGAACAGCGCGGGGTCGTCCGTGTCCCCTGGCCCGATGGCCTCAAAGCCCAGCTGACCTGCTCCGCAGACCCATCCGTGGTCCCCGATGACAAGGCCCGGCAGAGGCCCGCCGGACGCCGCGGCACGGCCGAGGGCGACCCGAACCGGGAGCGGCGAATGGCTGTGGGCGCCCGGCTCACTCGCGGTCCGGCGAGCGCCGGGCGCCCGCACCATCGCGACACCTCGTACGTAGGTGAGCCGGTGAGTACGTACGCCGAATCGCGTCGTTATGTCGATACATCTACCCTGCGCGGGAGTGAGGACACGGCAGCCCGCCGCCGAGAGCGCCGACGCCAACGCGGCGTAGAAGCCGAGGAGACGGTGCGGATGGCCGGTGCCGAGGAGCACTGGGAGCCGGTCCCGGGCGGCCCCGCGCAGCCGATCCGCGAAGGCGTCCAGCGCGGCGATCGTCAGCTCCGGATCGATCACATCCGGCCCCGAAACATTGGCCGGATCGATCGAAACTCCGCATTTCTCGCCCATCAGGCCGAGCAATTCCATAAAGGACCAGTCGTGTTCGGGCTCCAACCCGAGCAGCACCCGGGGGTCCCGGGCCGCGAAGAGCCGATAGCGGCGCAGGCTCTCCTCCCGGCTCGTGGACACGGGCCCGGCGAGCCGCGCCGCCAGCAGATGCGCGCGCAGCGCCGCGGTACTCAACACACCACCGATGCTGGCGGACCCACCCCCTCGGCCGCCCGGATACGCGAACAGACCCCACGGTTGGCGTAACGGCCGCTACGAGGTGTCCGGCGGACCAGGGTCTTCCAGCCCCTCCAGGGGGCACCTCCCAGGGGTAGCTGGGGGAGATTGAGGAGCGGGGTCCGGGGCGGAGCCCCGTCTTCCAACCCCTCCGGCGCTCGAGGAGCGGGGCCTGGGGCGGAGCCCGGTCTTCCAGCCCCTCCGGCGCTTGAGGAGCGGGGCCTGGGGCGGAGCCCCAGTTGCGGGAAGGGGCGGGTAGGGGAAAGCAGCCCGCCGCAGGCATCACGATCCGCCGAACGCCCCTGGGCCGCAGCCGGTACACGGGCCGTGCTACGGGCTTTACGGCAGCAGCCCGTGGTGCGGGAAGACCGCCCGGCGCGTCGCCAGGATCGCCTGGTCCAGCCGGTCCGCGGGGTCGTACCCGGCCTCGTGGAAGTCCCGCCAGTCCGGCTCCCGCCCGTCCGTCATCCGCCGCGGCGCGTCCATCCGGGTCCGCCGGTACACCTCCTGGCGCCACTCCTCCGGCACCGGCGTGGTGGCCTCCACCGGCCGCCCGGCCGCGATCGCGACCAGATGCGTCCAGGACCGCGGCACCACGTCCACCACCGCGTAGCCGCCGCCCCCGAGCGCCACCCAGCGCCCGTCCGCGTGCTCGTGCGCCAGCCGGTGACAGCTCTCGGCGACCGCCCGCTGTGCGTCGACGGTCACCGCCAAGTGGGCCAGCGGGTCCTCGACATGGGTGTCCGCGCCGTGCTGGGTCACCAGCGCCTGGGGGCGGAACGCCGCAAGCAGCTCCGGGACCACCGCGTGGAAGGCCCGCAGCCAGCCCGCGTCCGAGGTCCCGGCCGGCAGCGCCAGATTGACCGCCGAGCCCTCGGCGCCCTCCCCGCCCGCCTCCTCCGGCCAGCCGGTCTGCGGGAACAGTGTCCGGGGGTGCTCGTGCAGCGAGATCGTCAGCACCCGCGGATCGTCCCAGAAGGCCGCCTGCACCCCGTCCCCGTGGTGGACGTCCACATCCACGTACGCGACCCGCTCCGCCCCCAGCTCCAGCAGCCGCGCGATCGCCAGCGCCGCGTCGTTGTAGATGCAGAACCCGGACGCGCCCCGGGGCATGGCGTGGTGCAGCCCGCCCGCGAAGTTCACCGCGTGCAGCGCCTCCCCGCGCCATACGTCCTCGGCCGCGCCCACCGACTGCCCGGCGATCAGCGCGGACGCCTCGTGCATCCCCGCGAAGGCCGGATCGTCGATCGTCCCGAGACCGTAGGAGCCGTCCGCCGCCTCCGGGGCGGCCGAGGCGCGGCGTACCGCCTCGATGTACTCCTGCCCGTGGACCAGGCGGAGGGTCGACTCCCCGGCCGGCTTGGCGGCCACCACCCGGACCGCCCGGTCCAGCCCGTACGCCTGCACCAACCGCATGGTCAGCGCCAACCGCACCGGGTCCATCGGATGCCCGGCGCCGAAGTCGTATCCGGTTACTTCCTCATCCCACATCAACTGTGCGCGGCCGCTCATGCCCGTCACCGTATCCGGCTGGTACAGGGCTGAACGACCTCGCGTACCGGATCGTCATCAGCACGAGCGCCATCGGCACCAGCATCGCCGCACGGTAGTTCCACGCCCCGCCGAGCGCGCCGACGAGCGGGGAGCCTATGAGGAAGCCCACGTAGTTGAAGATGTTGAGGCGCGCGACGGCGGCGTCGGAGGCCCCGGGGAAGAGCCGCCCCGCGGCCGCGAAGGTCTGCGGCACCAGTACGCACAACCCGAGCCCCAGCAGCGTGAACCCGGCCATCCCCACCCACGCCCCGGGCGCCGCCGCGACCACCGCGAAGCCGCCGCCGGCGAGCAGCGCCCCGGCCCGGACCACGGCGACCGCGCCGAAGCGCCGCACCCCGAGGTCGCCGAAGGAGCGGCCGAGCAGCGTGGTGACCATATAGACGTTGTACGGGACCGTGGCCAGCTGCTCGGAGCTGTGCAGCACGTCCTCCAGATACTTGGCGCTCCAGTTGGAGACGGTGGAGTCGCCGATGTAGGCGAAGGCCATGACGAGACAGAGCGGCAGCAGTACGCGCATGCTCGCGGTGGCCTCGCCCCGCACCACTTCGCTCGGCTCGGCGCCCTGGTGATCGACGTACCAGCGGCTGGCGACCAGCGCGACGGGCACGAGCGTGGCCACCAGCGGCGCGTAGAGCGTGGGCAGCGGCAGATCCCAGTGCGCCCCCGCCCAGGCGAGCGAGGCCCCGGCGATCCCGCCCAGGCTGTACGCGCCGTGGAAGCCGAGCATGATGCTGCGCCCGTACGCGCGCTGGAGGCTCACCCCGAGCATGTTCATCGACGCGTCGAGCGCACCGACCGTCAGCCCGAACACCGCGAGCGCCACGGCGAGCTGCCACACCGCCGTCCCCGATCCCGCGGACAGCAGGGCGAGGGAGACGATGGGCTGCACCACGCGGAGGACCAGCCCCGGACGCATCCGCTTGACGAGATGCTCGGTGGCGACACTGCCCACCCCGGCGAGGATCGGCACGGCGGCCAGGAAGAGGGGCAGCAGCCCATCGGATATCCCGTACCGGTCCTGGAGCGCGGGTATGCGCGTCACCAGCAGAGCGAAGATCGCGCCCTGGACGAAGAAGCTGATGGCCAATGAGGCCCGGCCCTGCCGGAGCCGGCGGCTCGGACGCGAATCCGTCATGGGCGTGGAGCGTACGGCCCCGGGCTACCTGTGGGTAGAGGTGAGCAGCCCTCGCAGTTCGGCCATCTCCACGAAGAGGCCCCGGGCCGCGGAGAGTTTGGCGGCGGGTGTCATGGCCGTGTAGCCGTACACATCCATCCCGGCGGCCAGGGCGGCCTGGACCCCGAGCGGGCTGTCCTCGACGACGGCACAGCGCTCGGGCGCCACGCGCATGCACTCGGCCGCGTGCAGGAACAGATCCGGGGCGGGCTTGCCCCGGCCCACGTCCTCGGAGCTGAAGATGTGGTCCTCACCGAAGAGGTCGTACAGCCCGGTCGTACGGAGGGCGACGCGGATGCGCTCATGGCTTCCGGAGGAGGCGACGCAGTACGGCACGCCGTCGGCCCGCAGCTTCTCCAGCACCTCGGCCACACCGGTCACCGGCCGCAGCTCGCGGCGGAAGGCGTCGAAGACCCGGCCGTGGAAGGTGGTGTCGAAGTCCGGCGGAAGCCGACGGCCCGAGCGCTCGAGGACCAGGTCGTGGATGCGATGCATGGCGGAGCCCATGTAGTCGCGTATGGAGTCCTCGTAACTGGTGGGGTGCCCCAACTCGGTGAGGTAGGCGGCGAGAAGCCGGTTGGAGATGGGCTCGCTGTCGACGAGCACTCCGTCGTTGTCGAAGATGACCAGGTCATAGCGCATATGGCCAGCCTACAAACAGAAATGAGAAAAGCCCGGTCAAGAGCCGAAGCTCCCAACCGGGCTTTTCATAAAATTTGTTCGGCGGCGTCCTACTCTCCCACAGGGTCCCCCCTGCAGTACCATCGGCGCTGAAAGGCTTAGCTTCCGGGTTCGGAATGTAACCGGGCGTTTCCCTAACGCAATGACCACCGAAACACTATGAAACACACCACCGGACCCACCCACACCCAAAAACATAGAAGTATGGGGGTCGGACGGTTCGTTGCTTCAGAACCAACACAGTGGACGCGAGCACCTGAGGACAAGCCCTCGGCCTATTAGTACCAGTCAACTCCACCGGTCACCCGGCTTCCATATCTGGCCTATCAACCCAGTCGTCTACTGGGAGCCTTAACCCATCAAGTGGGTGGGAGCCCTCATCTCGAAGCAGGCTTCCCGCTTAGATGCTTTCAGCGGTTATCCCTCCCGAACGTAGCCAACCAGCCATGCCCTTGGCAGAACAACTGGCACACCAGAGGTTCGTCCGTCCCGGTCCTCTCGTACTAGGGACAGCCCTTCTCAAGACTCCTACGCGCACAGCGGATAGGGACCGAACTGTCTCACGACGTTCTAAACCCAGCTCGCGTACCGCTTTAATGGGCGAACAGCCCAACCCTTGGGACCGACTCCAGCCCCAGGATGCGACGAGCCGACATCGAGGTGCCAAACCATCCCGTCGATATGGACTCTTGGGGAAGATCAGCCTGTTATCCCCGGGGTACCTTTTATCCGTTGAGCGACGGCGCTTCCACAAGCCACCGCCGGATCACTAGTCCCGACTTTCGTCCCTGCTCGACCCGTCGGTCTCACAGTCAAGCTCCCTTGTGCACTTACACTCAACACCTGATTGCCAACCAGGCTGAGGGAACCTTTGGGCGCCTCCGTTACCCTTTAGGAGGCAACCGCCCCAGTTAAACTACCCACCAGACACTGTCCCTGATCCGGATCACGGACCCAGGTTAGACATCCAGCACGACCAGAGTGGTATTTCAACAATGACTCCCCCCGAACTGGCGTCCAGAGTTCACAGTCTCCCACCTATCCTACACAAGCCGAACCGAACACCAATATCAAGCTATAGTAAAGGTCCCGGGGTCTTTCCGTCCTGCTGCGCGAAACGAGCATCTTTACTCGTAATGCAATTTCACCGGGCCTATGGTTGAGACAGTCGAGAAGTCGTTACGCCATTCGTGCAGGTCGGAACTTACCCGACAAGGAATTTCGCTACCTTAGGATGGTTATAGTTACCACCGCCGTTTACTGGCGCTTAAGTTCTCAGCCTCGCCGACCCGAAAGTCGACTAACCGGTCCCCTTAACGTTCCAGCACCGGGCAGGCGTCAGTCCGTATACATCGCCTTACGGCTTCGCACGGACCTGTGTTTTTAGTAAACAGTCGCTTCTCGCTGGTCTCTGCGGCCACCACCAGCTCAAGGAGAAAATCCCATCACCAGCAATGGCCCCCCTTCTCCCGAAGTTACGGGGGCATTTTGCCGAGTTCCTTAACCATAGTTCACCCGAACGCCTCGGTATTCTCTACCTGACCACCTGAGTCGGTTTAGGGTACGGGCCGCCATGAAACTCGCTAGAGGCTTTTCTCGACAGCATAGGATCATCCACTTCACCACAATCGGCTCGGCATCAGGTCTCACCCACATGAGAGACGGATTTACCTACCCCTCGGGCTACACCCTTACCCCGGGACAACCACCGCCCGGGCTGGACTACCTTCCTGCGTCACCCCATCACTTACCTACTACCACCTTGGATCAGCGGCTCCACCACTCCCCTCAACTCCGAAGAGATCAGGGCGGCTTCACGGCCTTAGCATCAGAGGATTCGATACTGGGCGTTTCAAAGCGGGTACCGGAATATCAACCGGTTGTCCATCGACTACGCCTGTCGGCCTCGCCTTAGGTCCCGACTTACCCTGGGCAGATCAGCTTGACCCAGGAACCCTTAGTCAATCGGCGCACACGTTTCCCACGTGTGTATCGCTACTCATGCCTGCATTCTCACTCGTGAACCATCCACAACTCGCTTACACGGCTGCTTCACCCGGCACACGACGCTCCCCTACCCATCACAGCCCCCGTTAGGGGTGCATGCTGCAATGACACGACTTCGGCGGTACGCTTGAGCCCCGCTACATTGTCGGCGCGGAATCACTTGACCAGTGAGCTATTACGCACTCTTTCAAGGATGGCTGCTTCTAAGCCAACCTCCTGGTTGTCTCTGCGACTCCACATCCTTTCCCACTTAGCGTACGCTTAGGGGCCTTAGTCGATGCTCTGGGCTGTTTCCCTCTCGACCATGGAGCTTATCCCCCACAGTCTCACTGCCGCGCTCTCACTTACCGGCATTCGGAGTTTGGCTAAGGTCAGTAACCCGGTAGGGCCCATCGCCTATCCAGTGCTCTACCTCCGGCAAGAAACACACGACGCTGCACCTAAATGCATTTCGGGGAGAACCAGCTATCACGGAGTTTGATTGGCCTTTCACCCCTAACCACAGGTCATCCCCCAGGTTTTCAACCCTGGTGGGTTCGGTCCTCCACGAAGTCTTACCTCCGCTTCAACCTGCCCATGGCTAGATCACTCCGCTTCGGGTCTTGAGCGCGCTACTGAATCGCCCTATTCGGACTCGCTTTCGCTACGGCTCCCCCACACGGGTTAACCTCGCAACACACCGCAAACTCGCAGGCTCATTCTTCAAAAGGCACGCAGTCACGACCGTGCTCCGAAGAACACGGCGACGCTCCCACGGCTTGTAGGCACACGGTTTCAGGTACTATTTCACTCCGCTCCCGCGGTACTTTTCACCATTCCCTCACGGTACTATCCGCTATCGGTCACCAGGGAATATTTAGGCTTAGCGGGTGGTCCCGCCAGATTCACACGGGATTTCTCGGGCCCCGTGCTACTTGGGTATCGCACAAGCAAGTTGCTGACATTTCAGCTACGGGGGTCTTACCCTCTACGCCGGGCCTTTCGCATGCCCTTCGCCTACATCAACAATTTCTGACTCACCCAGCCGCCGGCAGACGACTGAAGTACGAACCCACAACCCCGTACGCGCAACCCCTGCCGGGTATCACACACATACGGTTTAGCCTCATCCAGTTTCGCTCGCCACTACTCCCGGAATCACGGTTGTTTTCTCTTCCTGCGGGTACTGAGATGTTTCACTTCCCCGCGTTCCCTCCACATACCCTATGTGTTCAGGTATGGGTGACAGCCCATGACGACTGCCGGGTTTCCCCATTCGGACACCCCCGGATCAAAGCTCGGTTGACAGCTCCCCGGGGCCTATCGCGGCCTCCCACGTCCTTCATCGGTTCCTGGTGCCAAGGCATCCACCGTGCGCCCTTAAAAACTTGGCCACAGATGCTCGCGTCCACTGTGCAGTTCTCAAACAACGACCCGTACCCCGTCACCCACACCCTTGGCGTGGTACACCGGGACCGGCCCGAAGACACAAGCAGCATTCCTGCCCGCACCCTCAGACACCCAACAGCGTGCCCGACACCCTCGCCCCCCTCTATCACGTTCCACGCCGAAGCAGTACTAGCGACCAGAGCAGGCCAAGTGTGCCGAATAGTCAACGTTCCACCCATGAGCAACCGTGCAGGACATCTGCCCGCAGTCGGCTATGTGCTCCTTAGAAAGGAGGTGATCCAGCCGCACCTTCCGGTACGGCTACCTTGTTACGACTTCGTCCCAATCGCCAGTCCCACCTTCGACAGCTCCCTCCACAAGGGTTGGGCCACCGGCTTCGGGTGTTACCGACTTTCGTGACGTGACGGGCGGTGTGTACAAGGCCCGGGAACGTATTCACCGCAGCAATGCTGATCTGCGATTACTAGCGACTCCGACTTCATGGGGTCGAGTTGCAGACCCCAATCCGAACTGAGACCGGCTTTTTGAGATTCGCTCCACCTCACGGCTTCGCAGCTCATTGTACCGGCCATTGTAGCACGTGTGCAGCCCAAGACATAAGGGGCATGATGACTTGACGTCGTCCCCACCTTCCTCCGAGTTGACCCCGGCAGTCTCCTGTGAGTCCCCATCACCCCGAAAGGCATGCTGGCAACACAGAACAAGGGTTGCGCTCGTTGCGGGACTTAACCCAACATCTCACGACACGAGCTGACGACAGCCATGCACCACCTGTACACCGACCACAAGGGGGCACCCATCTCTGGATGTTTCCGATGTATGTCAAGCCTTGGTAAGGTTCTTCGCGTTGCGTCGAATTAAGCCACATGCTCCGCCGCTTGTGCGGGCCCCCGTCAATTCCTTTGAGTTTTAGCCTTGCGGCCGTACTCCCCAGGCGGGGAACTTAATG encodes the following:
- a CDS encoding HAD family hydrolase, which encodes MRYDLVIFDNDGVLVDSEPISNRLLAAYLTELGHPTSYEDSIRDYMGSAMHRIHDLVLERSGRRLPPDFDTTFHGRVFDAFRRELRPVTGVAEVLEKLRADGVPYCVASSGSHERIRVALRTTGLYDLFGEDHIFSSEDVGRGKPAPDLFLHAAECMRVAPERCAVVEDSPLGVQAALAAGMDVYGYTAMTPAAKLSAARGLFVEMAELRGLLTSTHR
- a CDS encoding MFS transporter: MTDSRPSRRLRQGRASLAISFFVQGAIFALLVTRIPALQDRYGISDGLLPLFLAAVPILAGVGSVATEHLVKRMRPGLVLRVVQPIVSLALLSAGSGTAVWQLAVALAVFGLTVGALDASMNMLGVSLQRAYGRSIMLGFHGAYSLGGIAGASLAWAGAHWDLPLPTLYAPLVATLVPVALVASRWYVDHQGAEPSEVVRGEATASMRVLLPLCLVMAFAYIGDSTVSNWSAKYLEDVLHSSEQLATVPYNVYMVTTLLGRSFGDLGVRRFGAVAVVRAGALLAGGGFAVVAAAPGAWVGMAGFTLLGLGLCVLVPQTFAAAGRLFPGASDAAVARLNIFNYVGFLIGSPLVGALGGAWNYRAAMLVPMALVLMTIRYARSFSPVPAGYGDGHERPRTVDVG
- a CDS encoding acetoin utilization protein AcuC; this translates as MSGRAQLMWDEEVTGYDFGAGHPMDPVRLALTMRLVQAYGLDRAVRVVAAKPAGESTLRLVHGQEYIEAVRRASAAPEAADGSYGLGTIDDPAFAGMHEASALIAGQSVGAAEDVWRGEALHAVNFAGGLHHAMPRGASGFCIYNDAALAIARLLELGAERVAYVDVDVHHGDGVQAAFWDDPRVLTISLHEHPRTLFPQTGWPEEAGGEGAEGSAVNLALPAGTSDAGWLRAFHAVVPELLAAFRPQALVTQHGADTHVEDPLAHLAVTVDAQRAVAESCHRLAHEHADGRWVALGGGGYAVVDVVPRSWTHLVAIAAGRPVEATTPVPEEWRQEVYRRTRMDAPRRMTDGREPDWRDFHEAGYDPADRLDQAILATRRAVFPHHGLLP